A section of the Stenotrophomonas sp. 364 genome encodes:
- a CDS encoding GGDEF domain-containing protein, producing the protein MNAPSSEALAALCSFARLATHADLALAVELDAQGRSTWSTGSPALPLSGFNLARSGILERAWHGEPVDAAGFRLPTAVLHALQGAPTHLLYVPAPSVGSPHSGLLLLWKHHAPAEGITAQLPLLSSSVAGLLSARREATRQLIAHNQFIDLVESVPASIVLIDGDGVGAVINEHAAALLGCAPGNHRAADLAGPMRALRLRSDNHAELEQAYAAQMGNVNFAATLNWTFGERTFEVDTHPVRGNGEHGRIWLFTDVTADLLMAAELRRLASSDPLTGVPNRRHFEERSAQIIAAREASGHSVAVLMVDVDHFKAINDTHGHPVGDEVLKIVARRCRDALRDRDLFARFGGEEFIALLSAPVIDEVPAAAERLRHAIAAEPITVGGTRIAVSVSVGGAVGEALPGCDATLLEGLVARADEALYQAKTAGRNRVSMAA; encoded by the coding sequence TTGAACGCGCCCAGCAGCGAGGCGCTTGCCGCCCTGTGCAGCTTCGCCCGGCTCGCCACCCACGCAGACCTGGCCCTGGCCGTTGAACTGGATGCGCAGGGCCGCTCGACGTGGTCGACCGGGTCGCCCGCGCTGCCGTTGTCCGGGTTCAACCTGGCGCGCAGCGGCATTCTCGAGCGCGCCTGGCACGGGGAGCCCGTAGACGCGGCCGGCTTCCGCCTGCCGACGGCCGTCCTGCATGCCCTGCAGGGCGCCCCCACCCACCTGCTGTATGTGCCGGCCCCGTCGGTGGGCAGCCCGCACAGCGGCCTGTTGCTGCTCTGGAAACACCATGCCCCTGCCGAGGGAATTACGGCCCAGCTGCCGTTGCTGTCCAGCAGCGTGGCCGGACTTCTCTCCGCGCGCCGCGAGGCCACCCGCCAGCTCATCGCGCACAATCAGTTCATCGACCTGGTGGAAAGCGTGCCGGCCAGCATCGTGCTGATCGACGGCGATGGCGTGGGCGCGGTGATCAATGAACATGCAGCCGCACTGCTGGGCTGTGCCCCAGGCAACCACCGCGCCGCCGACCTGGCCGGCCCGATGCGGGCACTGCGCCTGCGCAGCGACAATCACGCCGAGCTCGAACAGGCCTACGCCGCGCAGATGGGCAACGTCAACTTTGCCGCGACGTTGAACTGGACGTTCGGCGAACGCACCTTCGAAGTGGACACCCACCCGGTGCGCGGCAACGGCGAACATGGCCGCATCTGGCTGTTCACCGACGTCACCGCCGACCTGCTGATGGCCGCCGAACTGCGCCGCCTGGCGTCGTCGGACCCGTTGACCGGCGTTCCCAACCGACGTCATTTCGAGGAGCGCTCCGCGCAGATCATCGCCGCCCGCGAAGCCAGCGGACATTCGGTGGCGGTGCTCATGGTCGACGTGGATCATTTCAAGGCGATCAACGACACGCACGGCCACCCGGTAGGCGATGAAGTGCTCAAGATCGTGGCCCGGCGCTGCCGCGACGCGCTGCGCGACCGCGACCTGTTCGCGCGGTTCGGCGGCGAGGAGTTCATTGCATTGCTGTCGGCGCCTGTGATTGATGAAGTGCCCGCCGCCGCCGAACGCCTGCGCCATGCGATTGCCGCCGAGCCGATCACCGTGGGTGGCACCCGCATTGCGGTGTCGGTGAGCGTGGGCGGTGCGGTGGGCGAAGCGCTGCCGGGCTGCGATGCGACGCTGCTGGAGGGCTTGGTAGCGCGTGCGGATGAGGCGCTTTACCAGGCGAAGACGGCCGGGCGTAACCGGGTGAGCATGGCGGCGTAG
- a CDS encoding alpha/beta hydrolase: MGSFERFNGRRGGQGNEVVILSHGFGTDQTAWTALRPWFDQRFDVVTFDLAGCGPNGADTYDVDRHGTMFGYADDLLDIVDELDLHRFTYVGHSMSGMIGAAAAVARPDLFERVVTIGASPRYLDDDGYTGGFKPADLDNLFESMRANYQAWVAGFAPMVVGVEDNRVLADFSRTLFQMQPDIALNTSRTIFTSDMRTLAPQLSMPVHVIQTAVDMAVPVEVAQWLADTIDGATLDIIDASGHLPHMTAADEVTRILERRLIETAP, translated from the coding sequence TTGGGCAGTTTTGAGCGCTTCAACGGCCGCCGCGGCGGTCAGGGCAACGAGGTCGTCATCCTTTCCCACGGCTTCGGCACCGACCAGACCGCGTGGACTGCATTGCGGCCCTGGTTCGACCAACGGTTCGACGTGGTCACGTTTGATCTCGCCGGCTGCGGTCCCAACGGCGCGGACACCTATGATGTTGATCGGCACGGCACGATGTTCGGCTATGCCGACGACCTGCTCGATATCGTCGACGAGCTCGACCTGCACCGGTTTACGTATGTCGGGCACTCGATGAGCGGCATGATCGGCGCGGCTGCCGCGGTTGCACGCCCGGACCTGTTCGAACGCGTGGTGACCATCGGCGCTTCGCCGCGCTACCTCGACGATGACGGCTACACCGGCGGCTTCAAGCCGGCGGACCTGGACAACCTGTTCGAGAGCATGCGCGCCAACTATCAGGCCTGGGTGGCCGGGTTCGCGCCCATGGTGGTGGGCGTGGAGGACAACCGCGTGCTGGCGGACTTCTCGCGTACGCTGTTCCAGATGCAGCCGGACATCGCGCTCAACACCTCGCGCACCATTTTCACCTCGGACATGCGCACGCTGGCGCCGCAGTTGTCCATGCCGGTGCACGTGATCCAGACCGCGGTGGACATGGCGGTTCCGGTCGAGGTGGCCCAGTGGCTGGCCGATACGATCGACGGGGCAACGCTGGACATCATCGATGCCTCGGGGCACCTGCCGCATATGACCGCCGCCGACGAGGTGACCCGAATCCTGGAACGGCGATTGATCGAGACGGCGCCTTGA
- a CDS encoding 2-hydroxyacid dehydrogenase encodes MRTAVFSARPYDRRFLEEATQRADAARPVEFLYFDATLDVHTAALAQDCEAVCVFVNDRLDAPVLQALHALGVRAILLRCAGFNNVDLAMAGQLGFFVARVPAYSPEAVAEHALALVMTLNRHTHRAYNRVREGNFMLDGLLGRTLYGKTVGIVGTGKIGLATGRIFKGMGCTVLGHDPYPSSAFDAIGTFVALDELLARADIVSLHCPLTPDTHHLINTASLARMKPGAMLVNTSRGGLVDTHAVIGALKARHLGHLAIDVYEQESALFFQDRSGEIIDDDAFQRLMTFPNVLVTGHQGFFTVEALQEISEITLRNLGDFAAGRPCANAVPLP; translated from the coding sequence ATGCGAACTGCCGTCTTCAGCGCCCGGCCCTACGACCGCCGCTTCCTCGAGGAGGCCACCCAGCGTGCCGATGCGGCCCGGCCGGTGGAGTTCCTTTACTTCGACGCCACCCTGGACGTGCATACCGCGGCGCTGGCGCAGGACTGCGAGGCGGTCTGCGTGTTCGTCAACGACCGTCTGGACGCGCCGGTGCTGCAGGCCCTCCACGCCCTGGGCGTGCGCGCGATCCTGCTGCGCTGCGCCGGCTTCAACAACGTGGACCTGGCCATGGCCGGGCAGCTGGGCTTCTTCGTGGCCCGGGTGCCGGCGTATTCGCCCGAGGCGGTGGCCGAGCACGCCCTGGCGCTGGTCATGACCCTCAACCGGCACACCCACCGCGCCTACAACCGGGTGCGCGAGGGCAACTTCATGCTCGACGGGCTGCTCGGGCGCACTCTCTACGGTAAGACGGTGGGCATCGTGGGCACCGGCAAGATCGGCCTGGCCACGGGCCGCATCTTCAAGGGCATGGGCTGCACCGTGCTCGGCCACGATCCGTACCCGTCGTCCGCGTTCGATGCGATCGGTACCTTCGTCGCGCTTGACGAACTGCTGGCGCGCGCGGACATCGTGTCACTGCATTGCCCGCTGACCCCGGACACCCACCACCTGATCAACACCGCCTCGCTGGCGCGGATGAAGCCCGGGGCGATGCTGGTCAACACCTCGCGCGGTGGGCTGGTCGATACGCACGCAGTGATCGGTGCGCTCAAGGCGCGGCACCTGGGGCACCTGGCCATCGACGTGTACGAGCAGGAAAGCGCGCTGTTCTTCCAGGACCGCTCCGGGGAAATCATCGATGACGATGCCTTCCAGCGCCTGATGACCTTCCCCAATGTGCTGGTCACCGGGCACCAGGGCTTCTTCACCGTGGAGGCGCTGCAGGAAATTTCCGAGATCACCCTGCGCAACCTGGGGGATTTCGCCGCTGGCCGGCCGTGTGCCAACGCGGTGCCGCTGCCCTGA
- a CDS encoding lactate permease LctP family transporter: MWHQNYDPLGNANLSALLAALPVLVFLLALTVLRLKGLTAALLAVGVSALVSSLVFGMPLDTLLGAALLGIANGVFPISFIVLMAVWLYKLAIRSGKFEVIRGSIATISEDQRIQVLLIAFCFGGFLEGAAGFGVPIAICAALLVELGFRPLKAAMLCLVANGAAGAYGAIGIPVLVGAQQGGVGLDEMSQMLIPLVQFCALLLPAVLVLLLDGWRGVRETWPVLLVVGGVFSGSQTLVLYLLGPELVDIIGPLAAMGSLAAFMQVWRPRRIYREAQAPPVSSQRWSLKQVLLAWSPFYILTATILVWSLPAFKALFAADGALGTTVLHLPVSLLDQRIQELPPLVAVAHTLPAVWTVGWLNASGTAILIAALLTVVLSPKLGLRAAGEELAQSGREMWKPLATVALVMAVAYITNYSGASSTIGLALAQAGGVFPALAPVIGWTGVFITGSVVNSNTLFAHLQAVTAAQIGVSPALLVAANTAGGVMAKLVSPQSIAIAAAAVKLVGQESAIMRTTLAVSLALLGYVCLCTLLLSWLVG; the protein is encoded by the coding sequence ATGTGGCATCAGAACTACGATCCGCTCGGCAATGCGAACCTCTCGGCGCTGCTGGCCGCGCTGCCGGTGCTGGTGTTCCTGCTGGCGCTCACCGTGCTTCGCCTCAAGGGCCTCACCGCGGCGCTGCTGGCGGTGGGGGTTTCGGCACTGGTGTCGTCGCTGGTGTTCGGCATGCCGCTGGACACCCTGCTGGGGGCAGCGTTGCTCGGCATCGCCAACGGCGTGTTCCCGATCAGCTTCATCGTGCTGATGGCGGTCTGGCTGTACAAACTGGCCATCCGCAGCGGCAAGTTCGAAGTGATCCGCGGCAGCATCGCGACCATTTCCGAGGACCAGCGCATCCAGGTGCTGCTGATCGCCTTCTGCTTTGGTGGCTTCCTCGAAGGCGCCGCCGGTTTCGGCGTCCCCATCGCGATCTGCGCCGCGCTGCTGGTTGAGCTCGGTTTCCGCCCCCTGAAGGCAGCGATGCTGTGCCTGGTCGCCAACGGCGCGGCCGGTGCCTACGGCGCGATCGGCATTCCGGTACTGGTGGGCGCGCAGCAGGGTGGGGTGGGGCTGGACGAGATGTCGCAGATGTTGATCCCGCTGGTTCAGTTCTGCGCGCTGCTGCTGCCGGCGGTGCTGGTGCTGCTTTTGGACGGCTGGCGCGGGGTGCGCGAGACCTGGCCGGTGCTGCTGGTGGTCGGCGGGGTGTTCAGTGGCAGCCAGACACTGGTGCTGTACCTGCTGGGGCCGGAACTGGTGGACATCATCGGCCCGCTTGCCGCGATGGGCAGCCTGGCCGCCTTCATGCAGGTCTGGCGACCGCGCCGCATCTATCGGGAGGCGCAGGCGCCACCGGTGTCCAGCCAGCGCTGGTCGCTGAAGCAGGTGCTGCTGGCCTGGTCGCCGTTCTACATCCTCACCGCCACCATCCTGGTCTGGAGCCTGCCGGCGTTCAAGGCGCTGTTCGCCGCCGATGGCGCGCTCGGGACCACGGTGCTCCATCTGCCGGTGAGCCTGCTCGACCAGCGTATCCAGGAACTGCCGCCCCTGGTGGCTGTCGCGCACACGCTGCCGGCGGTGTGGACCGTGGGCTGGCTCAACGCCTCGGGCACCGCGATCCTGATCGCCGCGCTGCTCACGGTGGTGCTGTCGCCGAAGCTGGGCCTGCGCGCGGCCGGCGAGGAGCTGGCCCAGTCCGGCCGGGAGATGTGGAAGCCGCTGGCCACCGTGGCGCTGGTGATGGCCGTGGCCTACATCACCAATTACTCGGGCGCGTCGTCCACGATCGGGCTGGCGCTGGCCCAGGCCGGTGGGGTGTTCCCGGCGCTGGCGCCGGTGATCGGCTGGACCGGCGTGTTCATCACCGGCTCGGTGGTCAACAGCAACACCCTGTTTGCCCACCTGCAGGCGGTCACTGCCGCCCAGATCGGGGTCAGCCCGGCGCTGCTGGTGGCCGCCAACACCGCCGGCGGGGTGATGGCCAAGCTGGTCTCGCCCCAGTCGATCGCCATTGCGGCGGCGGCGGTAAAGCTGGTGGGCCAGGAATCGGCGATCATGCGCACCACCCTGGCGGTGAGCCTGGCCCTGCTGGGGTATGTCTGCCTGTGCACCCTGCTGCTGTCGTGGCTGGTCGGGTGA
- the cyoA gene encoding ubiquinol oxidase subunit II, whose protein sequence is MIPLKPLGRFLRPGLLFALSVFLTGCNSAILNPKGQIGHDEKTLLITATVLMLLVVVPVIIMTLTFAWKYRATNTKARYEPKWSHSTAIEVVVWSIPCMIVLVLAVLTWRSSHALDPYRPLDSDKKPVVIEAISLDWKWLFIYPEEKIATVNEITFPVDTPLNFKITSDSVMNAFFIPHLGSMIYSMTAMETKLHLIANETGEFPGMSSHYSGAGFSKMHFSAHSVTDAQYQEWLAKVRADAATLDKTAFNALVAEKNHDWHPVTYFGTAEAGLFDWVIAKHMGDNQHYGMKHDHAAMGHDGAEGESHAGHDMPAAESPAQTDVHADDTHAAHAAGADAAHAEHTADEHAAAGHTGHAGSGE, encoded by the coding sequence ATGATTCCGTTGAAACCCCTTGGACGCTTTTTGCGTCCGGGCCTGCTGTTCGCGTTGTCCGTGTTCCTGACGGGCTGCAACTCGGCCATCCTCAACCCCAAGGGCCAGATCGGCCACGATGAGAAGACGCTGCTGATCACGGCTACCGTGCTGATGCTGCTGGTCGTCGTGCCGGTCATCATCATGACCCTGACCTTCGCCTGGAAGTACCGCGCGACCAACACCAAGGCCCGTTATGAGCCGAAGTGGTCGCACTCCACCGCGATCGAAGTGGTGGTGTGGTCGATCCCGTGCATGATCGTGCTGGTACTGGCCGTGCTGACCTGGCGTTCCTCGCACGCGCTGGACCCGTACCGTCCGCTGGACTCGGACAAGAAGCCGGTGGTGATCGAGGCCATCTCGCTCGACTGGAAGTGGCTGTTCATCTATCCGGAAGAGAAAATCGCCACGGTCAACGAGATCACGTTCCCGGTCGATACCCCGCTGAACTTCAAGATCACGTCCGATTCGGTGATGAATGCCTTCTTCATCCCGCACCTGGGCAGCATGATCTACTCGATGACGGCCATGGAGACCAAGCTCCACCTGATCGCCAACGAGACCGGTGAATTCCCGGGCATGTCCTCGCACTACAGTGGCGCGGGCTTCAGCAAGATGCATTTCAGCGCCCATTCGGTGACGGATGCGCAGTACCAGGAGTGGCTGGCCAAGGTCCGCGCCGACGCGGCGACCCTGGACAAGACCGCGTTCAATGCCCTGGTGGCCGAAAAGAACCACGACTGGCACCCGGTGACGTACTTCGGTACCGCCGAAGCCGGCCTGTTCGACTGGGTCATCGCCAAGCACATGGGCGACAACCAGCACTACGGCATGAAGCACGACCACGCTGCGATGGGCCATGACGGCGCCGAGGGCGAAAGCCACGCCGGCCACGACATGCCTGCCGCTGAAAGTCCTGCCCAGACGGACGTGCACGCCGACGACACGCACGCGGCGCACGCCGCGGGTGCTGACGCCGCGCACGCCGAACACACTGCAGACGAGCATGCCGCCGCCGGTCACACCGGCCACGCAGGCTCGGGAGAATAA
- the cyoB gene encoding cytochrome o ubiquinol oxidase subunit I, with protein sequence MLGKLTFADIPHDPIIITTLIGAGIGGLLVLALITKFKLWGYLWKEWFTSVDHKKIGVMYLIIAFVMLLRGFADAIMMRAQQAMAAGGNEGFLPPHHYDQIFTAHGVIMIFFVAMPLITGLMNVVVPLQIGARDVAFPFVNSLSFWLFVAGAGLVMISLGVGEFAQTGWLAFPPLSGKEYSPGVGVDYYIWGLQVAGLGTTLSGINFFITILKMRTPGMKLMHMPVFTWTALVTNVLIIAAFPVLTVTLVLLTLDRYLGTHFFTNDGGGNAMLYINLIWIWGHPEVYILVLPAFGVFSEVIATFSRKALFGYKGMVYATACIGVLSFIVWLHHFFTMGSGANVNAFFGITTMIISIPTGVKIFNWLFTMFRGRVQFTTPVLWTIGFMVTFTIGGMTGVMLAIPAIDFVLHNSLFLIAHFHNVIIGGVVFGMFAGITYWWPKMFGFRLNETWGKRAFWCWFIGFYVAFMPLYILGFMGMTRRMQSYPNPEYQPLLVIAMFGAFIIGAGILCQVIQIAVSIRDRKKTADLTGDPWDARTLEWETSSPPSFYNFGSLPRVTELDEFWERKQRGEAWERPAKYTDIHMPRNTGTGVVIGAFSLVLGFAMIWHIWWLAIVGIVGMIGTFIWRTFDKDTDYYVPAAEVERIENEHRRHLVAQGLVKAELKA encoded by the coding sequence CTGTTGGGTAAACTGACATTTGCCGACATCCCGCACGATCCGATCATCATCACCACGTTGATCGGTGCTGGTATCGGTGGCCTGCTGGTGCTGGCCCTGATCACCAAGTTCAAGCTGTGGGGCTATCTCTGGAAAGAGTGGTTCACCTCGGTGGACCACAAGAAGATCGGCGTGATGTATCTCATCATCGCCTTCGTCATGCTGCTGCGCGGCTTCGCCGACGCGATCATGATGCGTGCCCAGCAGGCCATGGCGGCCGGCGGCAACGAGGGCTTCCTGCCCCCGCACCACTACGACCAGATCTTCACCGCCCACGGCGTGATCATGATCTTCTTCGTGGCGATGCCGCTGATCACCGGCCTGATGAACGTCGTGGTGCCGCTGCAGATCGGCGCCCGCGACGTGGCCTTCCCGTTCGTCAACTCGCTCAGCTTCTGGCTGTTCGTGGCGGGCGCGGGCCTGGTGATGATCTCGCTGGGCGTCGGTGAGTTCGCGCAGACCGGTTGGCTGGCCTTCCCGCCGTTGTCGGGCAAGGAATACAGTCCAGGGGTAGGCGTCGACTACTACATCTGGGGCCTGCAGGTAGCAGGCCTGGGTACCACGCTGAGCGGCATCAACTTCTTCATCACCATCTTGAAGATGCGTACCCCGGGCATGAAGCTGATGCACATGCCGGTGTTCACCTGGACCGCGCTGGTCACCAACGTACTGATCATCGCCGCCTTCCCGGTGCTGACCGTCACCCTGGTGCTGCTGACCCTGGACCGTTACCTGGGCACGCACTTCTTCACCAATGACGGTGGCGGCAACGCCATGCTGTACATCAACCTGATCTGGATCTGGGGTCACCCGGAAGTCTATATCCTGGTGCTGCCGGCCTTCGGCGTGTTCTCCGAGGTGATCGCCACGTTCTCGCGCAAGGCGCTGTTCGGCTACAAGGGCATGGTCTACGCCACCGCCTGCATCGGCGTGCTGTCGTTCATCGTGTGGCTGCACCACTTCTTCACCATGGGCTCGGGTGCCAACGTCAATGCCTTCTTCGGCATAACGACGATGATCATCTCCATCCCCACCGGCGTGAAGATCTTCAACTGGCTGTTCACCATGTTCCGCGGTCGCGTGCAGTTCACCACGCCCGTGCTGTGGACCATCGGCTTCATGGTCACCTTCACCATCGGCGGCATGACCGGCGTGATGCTGGCGATCCCGGCCATCGACTTCGTGCTGCACAACAGCCTGTTCCTGATCGCCCACTTCCACAACGTCATCATCGGCGGCGTGGTGTTCGGTATGTTTGCCGGCATCACCTACTGGTGGCCGAAGATGTTCGGCTTCCGCCTCAACGAAACCTGGGGCAAGCGCGCGTTCTGGTGCTGGTTCATCGGCTTCTATGTGGCCTTCATGCCGCTGTACATCCTGGGCTTCATGGGCATGACCCGCCGCATGCAGAGCTACCCGAACCCGGAATACCAGCCGCTGCTGGTGATTGCGATGTTTGGTGCGTTCATCATCGGCGCCGGCATCCTGTGCCAGGTGATCCAGATCGCCGTGTCTATCCGCGATCGCAAGAAGACCGCCGACCTGACCGGCGACCCGTGGGACGCCCGTACGCTGGAGTGGGAAACCTCTTCGCCGCCGTCGTTCTACAACTTCGGCTCGCTGCCGCGCGTCACCGAACTGGACGAGTTCTGGGAGCGCAAGCAGCGTGGTGAAGCGTGGGAGCGCCCGGCCAAATACACCGACATCCACATGCCGCGCAACACCGGCACGGGCGTGGTGATCGGCGCCTTCAGCCTGGTGCTGGGCTTTGCGATGATCTGGCACATCTGGTGGCTGGCCATCGTCGGCATCGTCGGCATGATCGGTACCTTCATCTGGCGCACCTTCGACAAGGACACGGATTACTACGTGCCCGCGGCCGAAGTGGAGCGCATCGAAAACGAGCACCGTCGCCACCTGGTGGCGCAGGGCCTGGTGAAAGCGGAGCTGAAGGCATGA
- the cyoC gene encoding cytochrome o ubiquinol oxidase subunit III, which translates to MSSTTSNAMNHGHAAHAAAHGHDDHEHHDTGGNTVFGFWVYLMSDCLIFASLFATYIVLAGGTNGGPGPKDLFDLTFVAWETTLLLVSSLTFGLGMIALHKHKVGQMYLWLGLTWLLGFGFMVMEVWEFNHLIHEGFGPDHSAFLSAFFALVGTHGLHVSAGLLWLLIMFIQIKQNGLTPTNKTRMACLSLFWHFLDLIWIGVFSVVYLKGAL; encoded by the coding sequence ATGAGCAGCACTACCTCCAACGCCATGAACCATGGGCACGCCGCGCACGCGGCGGCCCACGGCCATGATGACCACGAGCACCACGACACCGGCGGCAACACCGTCTTCGGTTTCTGGGTGTACCTGATGAGCGACTGCCTCATCTTCGCCAGCCTGTTTGCCACCTACATCGTGTTGGCCGGCGGCACCAACGGTGGCCCGGGCCCGAAGGATCTGTTCGACCTGACCTTCGTTGCCTGGGAAACCACGCTGCTGCTGGTCTCTTCGCTGACCTTCGGCCTGGGCATGATCGCCCTGCACAAGCACAAGGTCGGCCAGATGTACCTGTGGCTGGGCCTGACCTGGCTGTTGGGCTTCGGCTTCATGGTCATGGAAGTGTGGGAGTTCAACCACCTCATCCATGAGGGCTTCGGTCCGGACCACAGTGCGTTCCTGTCGGCGTTCTTCGCGCTGGTGGGCACCCACGGCCTGCACGTCAGTGCCGGCCTGCTGTGGCTGCTGATCATGTTCATCCAGATCAAGCAGAACGGCCTGACGCCGACCAACAAGACCCGCATGGCGTGCCTGAGCCTGTTCTGGCACTTCCTGGACCTGATCTGGATCGGCGTGTTCTCCGTCGTCTACCTGAAGGGAGCGCTGTAA
- the cyoD gene encoding cytochrome o ubiquinol oxidase subunit IV produces the protein MAAHDNHAHDHGAGGESHGSVKSYLVGFALAAILTIIPFWLVMHGNLPTFTTGVIIVIAAVLQILVHLVFFLHLNRSSEQRWNVSAAAFTVVVIGIIVAGSLWVMHNMNVHMMH, from the coding sequence ATGGCCGCACATGACAATCACGCACACGACCATGGTGCCGGCGGCGAAAGCCACGGCAGCGTCAAGTCGTACCTGGTCGGCTTCGCGCTGGCCGCGATCCTGACGATCATCCCGTTCTGGCTGGTGATGCACGGCAACCTGCCGACCTTCACCACCGGCGTGATCATCGTGATCGCCGCGGTGCTGCAGATCCTGGTGCACCTGGTGTTCTTCCTGCACCTGAACCGTTCCTCGGAACAGCGCTGGAACGTCAGCGCGGCGGCCTTCACGGTGGTGGTGATCGGCATCATCGTCGCCGGCTCGCTGTGGGTCATGCACAACATGAACGTGCACATGATGCACTGA